The genomic stretch gattttgaccaaataataaatgtgacgagacatttaattttgtgaaattaaatgacatagcgtcgatctacattttacgtagataaatgtagtatattcactttctcaaatccgatttacggtgagtgagaaatagtggattaaagtttggcataattagcttttaattaaaagcttggagttggagcttagggaataattaactagtgttaattatcccacattggaggattaacacatcttttaatgtgtataaattaagtgactttatgttacttaataattatagtggaccaagatgggtgaaagagcccacacgcgcgcacacgcgcgcgccgccgccgccgcccgcccgcccgagcccgtgctcgtgcacgcgctcgcggtcgcgggccgcggcccgcgggcctcgggcccgggcccgatcccgatcacgatcttggacttggatcttggcaattggtctttgggtggtctttgggcttggggcttggcccaaactattctttttggaccaccgccgagtcagcaatccaagtggcttgacacgtcgtcaagcgaggcacagtcacggctgccacgtgagaaatccacacgctccacatgcgaaaggcacacgcctgccacacgctcgtaaccgacgtcggttacgaatctgccatgatgagccttcatggctcggttgaccctgcatggtggcttggcctataaataggctagccataccactgcattaggacacacaattccaagcattctctgcatcataagctctctctctctctgcattgtctttctgtcgaagctctgccctctcctccatccagttcgccggagctctactgattgcggtgctgcatcaaaagagacgtagtcgttttacctttggggacgaaacgccaaaccgaagagcactaccggggcgtatctcgtcttgcgggaagaggcctcctcgactcggctaaacattcACGGTTTATTCGTTTCGTtgtaattcagttcagtttcgtttcttgtattccttcttttgggttgtattatgcccggcttttatctcttgtaatcagtagaaccaacaatcgcaagacgagataacttgctttTGAAGGGTTTTTTACTCctaaactgaacttaaaatttcgaaacttaatacacctttgctggagatgtcgacggaatccaacaccaccgctgccgccaccaccgccgccattccttcaaccatggcgaccactggacctgtcaacacgtcgtcgattccgacgatgatgcccactcccgggcgctatccttcttcctcaacaaccccttgggagttcgttaacccccttgggctcactggtggatccacttcGAGTGGGTCGGTTAGTTCCACTTTGAGTGGTTCCTTCgggtcctttaatggatcgagtgctggggccttcgggtctcacacgggtgttggggcctttgggtctcacacgaatgctggggccttcgggtctcatgcgggtgctagtcccttcggggctggtacgttcatggcgggctctatgcctaacgtgaatggtgggggctctatgcccaaccacgttgttggctccttcgggggcaacggaattggttccttccaaggaccaactgcggcacctttggcaccaagaatgatgccacctgccgagaagccaccaaagtttggaggatctgacttcaagcggtggtatcaaaagatgttgttctacttgacaacattgggcgtcgccaacttcctcacggagaacgagccgcccgcgccaagcgaccaagagactaggctcgaagtcatggcggactatgaagcttggagaaaaggggattatctatgtaaaaaatttattttaatgtatactccaatgtaaccacatctaaacaaatgtgggaaaacctagaaaagaagtatagcatagataatgctgcagggacggaacaagttgtagcatccaagtttatggactacaaaatggtcgactctcgacccgtcatggagcaattccaagagctccaaatgatcatccactcattagtggctgaagggatgaccttgcccgataaattcctaaggtgcacgatcattgacaagctccctccaagttggaaggacttcaagagttatctcaagcacaagcgaaagcagatgacccttgaagacttgatcgtgaagttgcgcatcgaggccgacgtgcgcaaaagtgatcaaaatgCTAAGGGATTcgccccaaatgaagccaaggccaatctgttggagcggggcggaccctccaacaaacgctctcgcccaaaccgtccaaatgacaaagggaagggaaagcagccttcaaagaagtttgaaggcgactgctacaagtgtggcaaaccaggccactttgctaaagactgccgcagcaagaagaagaagccggcagcccacgtcgttgagaaggagttcaaggactgagatgagaacgacctcattgctgtggtcactgaagaggtcaaccttgttaacaacaacaagggtggctggtatattgataccggcgctactgcacatgtttgcgcagataggagtatgttctccacctacaacaacgttgaagggagaaagataaacatggggaatcaagcctcgtctgaaatcctcggagttggtgatgtaatcctcaagatgacgtctggcgtctcaaTCACCTTCAAGGATGAGCTGCACGTtccggacatccggaagaacctagtttcatgatcaatactagtgaataagggttttaaacttgtatttgaatccgataggtttgcattgtataagtttgggaagtccctcggaaaaggttatgtaaccgacggacttttcaagcttagtgtagcaacactgcgtgttccaaagccattggctaataataataaagcatctacttcctcttatttgaccgagtcttcaaatttgtggcattgtagattgggacatgtaaattcaaaagccattaaaagattagtaaatttagacttactaaaggctaatgaattggatatccaagataaatgtgaaatttttcttgaagcaaaaatgactaagttgctgtttcactcggttgaacgaagcacaaaaccccttgaattaattcacacggacgtatgtgatttaaagatggtgcaaacaagaggtggtaaaaagtactttatcactttcatagatgattgcacaaggtattgctacatttatcttttaagaagtaaagatgaagcaatagaagcgttcaaaaattataagaacgaagttgagaatcaacttggttgtaaaatcaaaatgattcgaagcgatagaagaggcgaatatgtagccccgtttgaggagttatgcaacgcaagtggtataattcatcaaacaactgctccatattcaccacaatctaatggtgttgcagaacgcaaaaatcgaactctaaaagagatgatgaatgcactgcttctaacttcaggattaccacataacatgtggggggaagctgttttgacagccaactatatcttgaataagatccctctcaaaggaaaagatgtcactccttatgagttgtggaagggaaggaagccatcctacaaatacctcaaagtgtgggggtgtttggcaaaggtgatggttcctccgcccaaagaagttacaatcggacctaagacggttgattgcatcttcattggatatgcacttaacagtagtgcatatcgatttgttgttcacaagtctgaaatatcgactatcacagtaggaacaacaattgagtcgaggaatgttgtatttctcgaaaatacatttccttgcaaagacaaggaaaaagtctcaaccaattctgagacaagaattgaagaagccactagttctaaatcagcagatgcggaacctgaatcgcgcaagcgtgcaaggcccgatccaaaagatacagtactaagacgtggtaatagagtcataacaccaaaaacttttggtcctgactacattgctttcatgttggatgaagaaccaacatcgataaaagtagcctttgctggcccagacgggctgcattggagagaagctgttcaaagcgaaattgattcaattttgctaaaccacacatgggtgttggttgattttcccgaaggtgctaaacctttaggatgcaaatgggttcttaaaagaaagtttaaggccgatggaacagttgataagtataaagcccgattagtagtaaagggttttaaacaaaaggaaggacatgacttcttcgatacctattcacctgtaacaaggattacatctatacgagtgcttctcgctattgctgcattgcacaatcttgagattcatcaaatggatgtaaagaccgcgtttctaaatggtgaactagaagatgaaatctatatggaacaacccgaagggtttgtagtacctggacaagagaaaaaggtatgcaagctcgtaaagtccctatatggattgaaacaagcgccattgcaatggcacttgaagtttgataatgtgatgttatcaaatgggtttaaaatcaacgagtgcgacaaatgtgtctacatcaagagcactaataacggtcatgttatagtgtgtctctacgttgatgatatgttaatcttgggtagcaacactcaagtaattaacgatacaaaggccatgttaaagagaaactttgacatgaaagacatgggtctagccgatgtaattcttggaatgaagattctaagaacgaatgatggaatcatcttaacacaatcacattatgttgagaagatattgaataaattcaaagcctatgatggcgcgccggttaagactccaattgaactcgacgttcacttgagcaaaaacaaaggcgagcccgttgcacaagaagagtatgcacgggtcatcgggtgcattatgtacttgactaattgcactcgacctgacattgcttgtgccgtgaacaagttgagtcgttacacgagcaatccaagcaaagagcattggagagctcttgtgagggttttgagatatttaaaacacactcaaaatcttgggctacacttctcgagataccccccggtacttgaagggtactgtgatgccaattggatatctgataatagagactcactttcaacaagtggatatgtctttactattgggggtggtgctgtatcgtggaaatccacaaaacagacctgtatagcccgatcaacaatggaatcggagttcattaccttggataaggctggtgaggaagccgagtggcttaagaacttccttgaagacattccatgttggtctaagccagtgccaccagtgttgatccactgcgatagccaagcagctattagaagggcaaacaatggcttctataacggtaagtctcgacatatacgtcgacgacataacaccgtgagacatttgatcacaacaggggtgattacaattgactatgtgaagtcaatagataatctagcggatccgctaaccaaagggttaaaccgtgatcaaatgaataagttgctagagggaatgggtttgaaatccacaaactaaaagaACTATCacagtggtaacccaaccatgatgactggagatcccaagaacttggttcaaagggacaactaagctatgagagttcatgagaaacactcaactatatctattccctagagagcaatagagtgttggagagcttgcctagtggtaaaggctaagtctatgacttttaatggttcttaaggatctcaaagagatggaattctcaaagagaccaagtattgCAAgatacttgactaagaatcacctatgtaagtgcgaagtgtggtcgcttcataaaaaaatgcacttatgaatccaaagtggtgtccgagaccgcaatggacacaaaacgtgagaacggatgaggttgaggtgtttaagcgtaaacaccattgtctcggtgcacgccgtgggggattagttcaaagcatcgcgctactaagccgcctgtgtatccgatggtgtcgactatggagggttcaaagtcaacaactacctatccttatgcttatatacctctcgagggttgagcttgtgtctgcatgcatatgcattcggctatttccactcatgtggggggttgcagaaatcatggtattaaatatgctcggtcaatggattttgactaaataataaatgtgacgagacatttaattttgtgaaattaaatgacatagcgtcgatctacattttacgtagataaatgtagtatattcactttctcaaatccgatttacggtgagtgagaaatagtggattaaagttgggcataattagcttttaattaaaagcttggagttggagcttagggaataattaactagtgttaattatcacacattggaggattaacacatcttttaatgtgtataaattaagtgactttatgttacttaataattatagtggaccaagatgggtgaaagagcacacacgcgcgcacacacgcgcgccgccgccgccgcccgcccgcccgagcccgtgctcgtgcacgtgctcgtgctcgcgctcgcgggcctcgggccgcgggcctcaggcccgggcccgatcttggacttggacttggacttggacttggatcttggcaattggtctttgggtggtctttgggcttggggcttggcccaaactattctttttggaccaccgccgagtcagcaatccaagtggcttgacacgtcgtcaagcgaggcacagtcacggctgccacgtgagaaatccacacgctccacatgcgaaaggcacacgcctgccacacgctcgtaaccgacgtcggttacgaatctgccatgatgagccttcatggctcggttgaccctgcatggtggcttggcctataaataggctagccataccactgcattaggacacacaattccaagaattctctgcatcataagctctctccctctctgcattgtctttctgtcgaagctctgccctctcctccatccagttcgccggagctctactgattgcggtgctgcatcaaaagagacgtagtcgttttacctttggggacgaaacgccaaaccgaagagcactaccggggcgtatctcgtcttgcgggaagaggcctcctcgactcggctaaacattcacggtttattcgtttcattgtaattcagttcagtttcgtttcttgtattccttcttttgggttgtattacgcccggcttttatctcttgtaatcagtagaaccaacaaaaataaaatttcacatcatGGAACAACTATTTCTTTGCATAATCCGTGAGCCCATCCGGAATCACCTTAGCAACAAGATAATTCACTATATTAGCATACCATGCCACGTTGCCTTGAACCACATAAAACAAGTGCTCATCCGGGAATTCTTCATTGATGACCAACTTAAATTTTTCCTCTTCACTAGCATGCTCCAATCTTGAGAGATGATCTGCCACCACATTCTCACACCCTTTTCTATCTCGGATCTTCAAATCAATTTCTTGAAGGAGCAAGATCCACCTTATAAGTCTTGGTTTTGCATCTTGCTTTGCAAAGAGATGGCGGATGGCGGCATGGTCGGTAAAGACAATAGTCTTGGCCCCAATAAGGTAAGGGCAGAACTTGTCAAAAGAGTAGACCACCGTAAGCATTTCCTCCTCGGTAGTGGTGTAGTTAGCTTGAGCCGAATCCAATGTCCTACTAGCATAATAAATCACCCCGAATATCTTGTCTCTCTTTTGTCCCAAAGCCAAGCCTATCGCTACatcgcttgcatcacacatgatCTCGAAAGGTTGAGACCAATCGGGGGAGATCAAGATCGGGGCGCTCACTAATGCCGCCTTGAGCTTCCCAATGCGTGCACACATTTAAGAGTGAAATCAAATTTTACATCTTTAGTTAGTAAATGGCAAATGGGTCTAGCAATATGTGAAAAATCCTTAATGAAACGCCTATAGAACCCCGCATGGCCTAGGAAGCTCCTCACGGCCTTCTCACTAGGAGGAGGTGGCAATTGCTCAATGTCCACTATCTTGGCTCTATCCACTTCAAGTCCCCCGGATGAAATTTTGTGTCCCAACACGATCCCATCAcggaccataaaatgacatttctcCCAATTGAGGACTAAATTGGTCTCCTCACATCTCTGCAAAACCGTGGTTAGATTATCCAAGCAACTATCAAATGTCATACCAAAAATagagaagtcatccatgaaaacCTACATAATATCCTCAACCATGTCATGAAAAATGGACATCATGCATCTTTGAAAAGTAGCTGGGGCATTACAAAGCCCAAAAGACATTCTCCTATATGCATAGACACCATAGGAACACACAAAAGCTGACTTATGGTGATCCTCGGGGGCTATCAAAATTTGGTTATATCTCAAATATCCATCAAGAAAACAACAATACTCATGTCCGGCTAGCCTATCCAACATTTGATTAATAAAAGGGAGGAGGAAGTGATCTTTCCTAGTAGCTGAATTCAAAGCACGATAGTCAATGCAAACTATCTACCCGGACAGCACTCTAGTAGCTATCAACTCATCATTTTTCCCTTTCACCACGGTGGTGCCCCCTTTATGGCCACCATTTGAGTAAGACTCACCCACTCACTATCGAATATAGCATATATAATATCGGCATCTAACCATTTCAACACTTCCTTTCTAACCACATCTTGCATAATAGGGTTTAATCGACTTTGGTTTTGTACCTTAGGCTTATACCCATCTTCTAAGTGAATCCTATGCATGCAAACGGTTGGGCTTATTCCCTTGATGTCTGATATGGACCACCCAATGGCACTCTTATGCTTCCTAAGAACTCTCAACAATTTATCCAACTCGGAAGTAGAAAGGGAAGATGATACAATTACCGGAAAAGTGTCATTCTCTCCAAGAAAGGCATATTGCAAGTGTGATGGTATTGGCTTCAACTCAAGCTTCTTGCTTTCCATCCCTAAGAGGTAGAAATTGTGAACGGAGTGATCTAGGGGTCTCTTTAGCCGAGTTCAAAGCACCTACAAATTCCAACAACTCGGGGTTAGCATCCAAAATATCAAAAGAATGGGAAGAATACAAGGAATGAGAAATGCATCTCTCTAATTGTCATCCAAGTAAGAGGCCGGTGCCATTCTTCCAACACACTTATCCATCACGGTCACAACATTGCAATGTTGAAGACTTCCTCCCGGTTCCACATCATGCCTCTTCAAGGCCTCATATATCGAAAATGTCACACTCTCATCATTAAGGCGAAGTGTAAGCTCTCCCTTTGAAACATCAATCATGGCTTTTCCGGTGGCAAGGAACGGTCTCCCCAAAATAAGAGGTACAATTCTATCATCTTCCATGTCCAACACCACAAAGTCAACGGGGAATTTGAAGTCATTCACCCTCACCAATATATCTTCAACTATGCCCGAGGGGTATGCTACCGATCTATCCGCCATTTGCAAAGTAATGCTAGTGGACTTCAATGGACCAATTTTCAACTTGTTGAAGAAGGACAATGGCATAAGATTGATGCTAGCCCTTAGATCACACAAGACATTCTCCACAAAGCAATTTTCAATGGTGCATTCAATAGTGAAGCTCCCCGGATCTTGCATCTTGGCCGGTAACTTCCTTTGAATAATTGAACTATAACTCTCCGTCAAGTTAACCGTCTCATAGTGCTCTCATTTCCTCTTTTGTGAGACCACATCCTTGAGGAACTTTGCATAGCTTGGCATTTATTGAAGTGCCTCAACAAGAGGGATGTTAATTTGAACTTTCCTAAAGATATCCAAAAATCTTGAAAAttgttcatccttcttcttttgCATCATCTGAGGAAAAGGAAGTTTAACTTCCATGGACTTGGGAGGAACAATTGGCTCGGGCTGATCTTTAGGTGGGCTCTCCGTCGGTGTCTCCACCTCTatcctctcttcttcctcgggTTGCACAATATCTTCCGTTTCGGGCATAGGAGGACTCACATAGCTTGTCCCACTCCTCAAATTAATAGCCTTGCAATCCTTTAGGTTAGGAATGGTATTGCTTGGGAATTGCCCCGGTTGATGAAGTTGACCCtaggcaacggcgccaaaaacttgactcatgctaattttgcattaaaaagcGTCACCCACAAGTGTACGGGCTAAGTAGCATATGGCAAGCTAAAATTATCGATCATCGAAGACGAAAAGCCGGTTTGAGTATTACAATGCAACTTTGAACATTATTTAGACTACTAAAAGGGATTTTTGGTTTTCTATAACTAAGATCAAAGAACAATTAATCAAGTAAAGACAATTAACGAAGCAAGACAAACAAAGGATGGTTTTTCATACAAATTTGGAAAGGTAGGGATATGGATCCGTTAGTATGGATCACGGGTTCCCCCTATGGATCATGCTCATCTATCAGTTCTCTTGTGTGGCTAGGAAGGTCGGGTAAATTGGTTAGACCCTCTCTCGGGTGTATCTAACTCGTGGATTAATCCCTAGTGTAGGAGTCTCCTCCATACAATTCAAGATTAACTCCATAGAACAACGGACCCTAGTCATCTCTCTAGCTCATGCATCTCTAGATTACATGTAACGCACGTAGTTGTTGATTACCTAACCATTCTAATCATGCATATCTCAATGTCAATAATTAGAACAAGATATATTAAATTGTTAGCTACACAATTGGATAATAAGAGCTAAATAaccaacaaaaaccaacacaaGAGATAGATAGCATAAATCAAGGATCAACCCATGGATTCTATACAAACATCACCACATCCCTAAGGAaaatttagctactcatagtcaaaggtaaaacaaaaagaaaaataaagcaaaTCGAAGAAAACATGGATAGAAAATAGAAACTAGAACTCCCTATGGTAGAAATGATGGTGGGGAGTCTTCTCCTTCAATCTCTTGAAAGGGGAAGCTCCTAAGCCTTCAAATCCTCTTCAAAACATTGTTTTCTTGCTCGGAATCGTCGTGTAGGAGTTAGAGCTCAAATGTGTGAAGTCCCCTTTTATATCCGGAgtgaaaagaaagagaaaatgggCATCAGCAGCAATCGCCCGACCGAAAGGTCCGAATGATCAACTCTGCAATCAGTTGTTAGAATCAATAGGTCTTCAAATTGTTCATTTGAAAAAATGGAAACCCTTCTTATTGGATGATCATGATACTTCCCGAAAATGGAAATTCTTGATCAATGgagaaacgcccgaccgggcgttttgttgGAGGAAAAACACCCGGACGGGCGAAATCTCTGGTCTCATCTCTATTTCGCCCGGGTCGGGCGTTTTGTCTTATAAAAACgtccggtcgggcgaactttctggaatcaGCCGCGTTCGCTCCGTTTTGCCCGTTTTAACCTGTTTTTACTTCAAAAGTCCAACAAACTCATTACTTCATCTAATTGATGACTAAATGAGTGAAAAGTTATAATAAACACCTTAATCCAACAAAAACATGGGTTAATCACCTCTAAAACCATCCAAAAACCATACCAACTTCCAAGTTCCACTTTGACCCATTCTTTCGTCTTCCCATCATCTGCCACCGCCGACTTACCACTGCCAAAACCAATCAAGACAATTTGACAATTAGCCTATCAAATTTTCAACATATTCATCATGTTAACACTAATTCGTGTTGGATAAGATTTCTAATTTTCATAATCAATTTGTTATGAATAGTTCCAAAATGATGACATCAAACACAACCTTTAATCAGAATTGAtacctctaattttaatttatctttgtttgtgTTGTAGCTGATCAAGATTAAAAACTCATCTTCAACTATTATTGAGGAAAGACGTGAAAATTTGAAGATATTTTCTAAAACTAAGAgagaaaaatatctaaaatttagaatcattttatataagaaaattttatttacgtGTGTTTATTTCCAAAAGCCTTTTAGCCCGAATAGCTCAATGGGTTAGTCTGAAATCAGGTGGATGAGGGTTAGgattgaatatttataaattaaaaaatttacaatCCGAATAGCCTGACAATCCGAGTGGATTGGCTCGAACCCAAACAGGTTAGTCCAATTAACATCCCTAAATcctattgaaatgaaataaataatttgcATAACCATG from Salvia splendens isolate huo1 chromosome 4, SspV2, whole genome shotgun sequence encodes the following:
- the LOC121800940 gene encoding uncharacterized protein LOC121800940, with protein sequence MQDPGSFTIECTIENCFVENVLCDLRASINLMPLSFFNKLKIGPLKSTSITLQMADRSVAYPSGIVEDILVRVNDFKFPVDFVVLDMEDDRIVPLILGRPFLATGKAMIDVSKGELTLRLNDESVTFSIYEALKRHDVEPGGSLQHCNVVTVMDKCVGRMAPASYLDDN